The window GATCAGATAACCCAAATCCAAAGTTTGTTGGTGCTGAATATCAGTGAGAATTTGCTAAGTGGCGGAATCCCATCTTCTATTTGGAGGCTGAAGAGCCTTACCAACTTGAACTTAGGAGGCAACCGTCTTTTGGGGTCCATACCTCCATCAATCAGTAGCTTCAATTCTCTATTAGAACTTCAGCTGGGAAGGAATCAACTGAGTGGCCACATTCCAATGATGCCGAGCAGCTTGCAGATTGCCTTGAATCTCAGCCACAACCTCTTTGAAGGACCTATCCCAAACACTCTCTCTCGGTTGAGCAGTTTAGAAGTGTGGGATCTGTCGAACAACAAATTCTCAGGTGAGATTCCAATATTTCTGACGCTGTTTAGATCGATGACACAGTTGTTACTCTCAAATAATCAGCTTTCTGGAGTTATTCCCAAGTTTGGGCATTGGGTTGCTGTGGATACAAGTGGAAATCCAAGGCTAGTTAACACCACGTCACACCCTATCTCAACACGAAAATCGCAATATAAGATGAAGTCAGTGGGTTCGTCAGTTGCAGTTGCAGTTGCAGTGGGAACTGCTTCTCTTGCTCTCGGAATAACAATGGCGATTCTGATTGCAGTGTCTAGATCCAGACGCCATGGCAGGGTCAAAAGCAATTAGAAGCTCTCACCACCCTTAACTCAAGTAAGATTAACATACTTGGTCCCCATCATCCTATAACTTAAAGTTCTGACTTAACATGATCTCCGGGGGTAGTCATTTGTCAACAAGTTTTGATACACTTGATATCAAGACTGTCAGTACAATCAAACTTGACAAATAAATGGAACACAGAGCATCCTTCTTGGAGGTAAACACATTAGCACTCACTTGATCAGTGAACCTCCAGAATATTTGTTGATGTTCATATGTTTGAAAAACGGAATAGAAAGTACATCTTCAAGTTTAATTATCGGTCAtttgtagaatttattttaGCTAATGAATGGTCTTAGATGATTACATGATGATTTGTATCAAATAGCTGGTAGCTATTTTTAACATGGAGAGAAGTAGAAGTAGCTGCTGGTAAATGAGAAGGACAAGCAAACGAAAAACCAATTGACTATGATTCAACAGTTGAGAGCCTCTGGCTTCGGTAGCTTCGATTGCAAGGGTTGAGACCATGCTCTACTTACAGCTTTTGAAagccaaaaactgtttttcagtcTAATAACAACAAAATCACCTATTGAGCCACCCATTTTTTACTGTTGCAAAGTAGCTCGGTTGAAATCATGGATTTAGCTTCGCTTTCtgcttttgaattaaaaaaagaagtaaaaaactTATACCAAATGAAGCTTAAACCACTCTGGAGCCTATTGAATCTGCATTACCAATTTACCATATGTGACCTGTTTCCAGGTTCATCATCTTCTACAAATCTAATGTTCAAGCAAAAAGACATTCAATTCCATACAACAATTCATAAATGGGAGAACATGGCTTTGTGTAAATCAGTTAATTACTGTATTTCATATCCGAGTCTAACCAGATTACCAACATCATCATCATAAGATGTCTAAGATGAAATGACTGCTACTAAATCTGAGAAATATATGGTTCTGATTTGCAAGTACAAGCAAAAAACTTGACTCCATCTCAACTCTTCCAATCCACCTCAATTTTGTAGCCTCACTTCAGAGATTAGACTAATATCTGACAAGCACTGGGGTAGTAACTGAGAAGCATACTTCATTCTTGCTGCATAATAATAAACTGATAATATAGTGCAAAGATATACATAAAAGGATAATGAAACAAGTGCACTTTTGCTTACAATGGAATCTGCAGAAGGAACCTCAGAGTCCTACAACCAGTTGGCTTTTCTCTGTGAGTCTGCAGCATCCAACTACAACTTTCTGTAGAACATGGCACTTGGTAAAAAAAATAGCTCCCTATAAAGCCTTTTGTCTTCAGATTTATTGTGCTCTATCTGGAGATAAAAGAACTGAACTCCAATTAGTTCCATGATAGCTGCTAGATACACACAAATATGTATGTATACTAGGAAGAGAGAGTTTAAAAACTGTACTCAGTTAATCCTTCTTTTCCCCCTATTTCTACAAAGATCATTTAGTTAAagggaaatgaaaaataaacgGGACTAGGATGACTTGCAgataaaggaaaattttctttgttaaccctaaaccctaaaccagCTACTTTAATGTTTTAAAGTAGCTGtcaaagaaatggaagaacTTTTCCAATTGTTTATGGTCTTGAACATGATTTCACCCTCTAATGTTTGATTGATTCCCATTGATATGAAATCTTTGGTATACCAATGCCATTTAAAGGAACCAATGAAAATCAAGAATCTGCATGTTTTTGATATCCATGGACCTAATTCAATTCAGTGGACCTTTCATTAGTTGTCTATAATGTCACAGCCTGCTCAAATCTGCTACCAACTTGTTCACCTTAACTTTAATAGAAGCAGTTACCCATTTTAGAATTGTCCAGAATTGTAGAGAATCTTCTGAAATGGTATAAAACCCCCCAAAATGGTAAAAACCCTGTAAGAATAATCTAGAAATCTAGAAGAAGGTTTCTCAGAGAACCTAGGAAACTATGTTCTAGATTCTTCCAATTATAAATAGGGGCAACCTTGTTTGGTTAAGACACCTACTGAGATCTATAAAGCATTGTATAAATTTCTAGTTAATTTCACCTAGCAGTCACCCTAACTCTCTTCCAGTGTTCCCTTCTTTCGCTGGTCACTAATTTGCACTTTTATCTAGAGCTACTTGAAGGTTCTTGAAGTTGTAAGTGTTGGTGTACTTGGAATTAATCCAGTCCATGACCCCCAAACACAAGATCAATGAGTATATATAGTGCACAAAGAATTGCTAAGATACATCAAGTCAGTATATGCTAGATGTAATACAAATGACCATAAATGCAATATATGTGAGCAACAATTACAATGTAAAGGATAATGTGACATGTATCAACTCTAAATAATGAATAGATTAgctcaaaactatttttaaggaTTCCTTGCTTCTTATCTGAGAAACTatggaattttttcttttgcaattcAGAGACCAAACCAGCTTTTCTATAAAGACTTCCTAAGTTGAATCAATTACTAGCATGAAcactattttctgttttttttttcataaaatactttttacTTACAATATTTCAACATTGAAATCTAAAgcatttcaaaaaattgttcgATGAAGTTGTAGATGATCTAGGCCTTGTGGACCTTCAATTGCAAGGGGGTGCATTCACGTGGACTGGGGGTCTGAATAACATGTCAAGGGCTTGTCTAGATAGATTTCTAGTCTCTCCTTGCTGGCTTGATCAGTTCAGTAGGGTGAGCCAGCGGAGGCTTCCCAGGCCGATTTCGGACCACTTTCCAGTATTACTTGAGGGGGGTAGTTGGAGGAGAGGGCCTGCCCCCTTcagattcgaaaatatgtggttcAAAGTCGAGGGGTTTAAGGAATTAATCTGGAGTTGGTGGCAGGGAATAGAGGTCAGGGGTAGTGCCAGTTTTAGATTATCAGCGAAATTGAAGGATCTGAAGCAGAAGCTTAAAGTTTGGAATAGGGAGGAGTTTGGTAATCTGGAAAGTAACAAGGAGGCTGCGATTCAGCAAGTGGAGTATTGGGACAGAGTAGAGGATGAAAGGAGCTTGTCAATGGAGGAATTAGCTTGTAAGAAGGAAGCCAAGGAGGTTTATGCCAAGTGGGTTGATCTGGAAGAAACTCACTGGAGGCAGGCGTCTAGGGAACTTTGGTTGAAGGCAGGTGATAGGAATACGAGATATTTCCACAGTATGGCGTCTGCCCATAGGAGAGTTAATCACATGgacagaattaaaattaatgggatTAAACTGACAGAGGAGTGGGAAATCAGAGAGGGGGTAGCAAATGCTTTTAAGCAGCAATTTTCCGAAAGTCCGGGGTGGAAGGCGGACATTGGAAGcctcccttttaatcaaatttgtgtGCAAGAGGCAGAGATGCTGGAGGCTCCCTTCTCTGAAGGTGAAGTCCAGTCGGCCCTGATGGAattgaatggggataaagccccaggTCCTGACGggttctctgttttcttttggCAATGCTATTGAGATTTCGTCAAGGAGGAAATTCTGGAGATGTTTAAGGAGTTCCATGACCAGAATACGTTCCTCAAGAGTATTAACAACACCTTTCTGGTgctgattcctaagaaaggagggGTCGAGGATTTTGGTGATTTCAGGCCCATCAGCCTTTTGGGGGGCCTCTATAAGTTGCTGGCAAAGGTGTTGGCCAACAGGCTTAAGAAAGTTATAGATAAAGTAGTTTCCCATGATCAGAACGCGTTTGTTAAGGGTAGGCAAATTCTTGACGCTTCTTTAATAGCAAATGAGGTGATCGACAACTGGAATAAGAAGGGGGACAAGGGGGTTATCTGCAAGTTAGATatagagaaggcctatgatagCATTAATTGGCAATTCCTCTTGAAAGTCAtggaaaaaatgggatttggcgCTAAAGTGGCTGAggtggatgtggtggtgtatcTCCACAGCCAAATTTTCAGTTATGGTGAATGGAACGCCAGCTGGCTTCTTTTCGAGTTCTAAAGGGTTGCGTCAAGGGGATCCCCTGTCCCCTTACCTTTTTATCATGGGGATGGAGGTGCTGAGCGTCCTAATCAGAAGGGCTATGGAGGGGGGCTTCATCTCAGGGTGCAAAATTCAGCGTGATAGAGGACGGGCTGTCCACATTGCTCATCTGCTTTTCGCCGATGACACTATTGTCTTTTGTGAGGCAAAGAAGGAGTACTTAACGAATTTAAGTTGGATCTTGTTCTGGTTTGAAGCCGCGTCCGGGTTAAGAATTAACTTGGCTAAAAGCGAGGTTATTCTAGTAGGGGAGGTGCAAAGGATAGAGGAGATGGCTGTGGAgttagggtgtagggtggggcAGCTTCCGACTGTGTATTTGGGGCTGCCGTTGGGGGTGCCTAATAAGGCTGCATATGGATGGGATGGGGtagaagagaaaatgagaaggaggCTTGCTATTTGGAAGAGCCAATATATCTCAAAGGGTGGGAGAATCACTCTAATTAAAAGCACTATGGGCAGCATGCCAATGTACCAGATGTCGTTATTCCGTATGCCCATTTCTGTGGCAAGAAGAttagaaaaattgcaaagagacTTCTTGTGGGGGGGTGGGGGGACTCATGGAGAGGAAAACTCATCTGGTTAAGTGGGATGTGGTGTGTGGGGATAAGGAGAATGGGGGGTTGGGAATAAGGAAGTTTACTATCATGAATAAAGCGCTTCTTGGCAAGTGGACTTGGAGATTCGCTTCGGATAAGGAGGCCCTTTGGAAGCATGTGTTGGAGGCTAAGTATGGTCAGGAGGATTATGGTTGGAGGACCAAAAAGGCTGTGGGTGCGTGTGGCGtgggggtgtggaaggagaTCTTAAAGGAAGCTGGCTGGTGCTGGGACAAAATGGGGTTCAATGTGGGGAAAGGTAATAAAATCAGTTTTTGGACTGATGTGTGGTGCGGGGATGCAGCACTGTCCCAAAGGTTCCCGCATCTCTACATCTTGGCAGCCAACAGAAATGCAAAGGTTGAAGACCTGTGGGACCAGAATGTTGGGGAAGGAGGCTGGAATTTGTGTTTTATaagggatttcaatgattgggaagtGGAGTTGGTAGGTGAGTTGCTCCAAGCGTTGAGAGGAGTTAGGATTATTTGGGAGGATGACTCAGTTTTTTGGAAGGGAGGGGGAAGTGGGCAGTTTAGAGTGAAGGATGCGTACAGCTGGCTGGATAGGTCTATGGATGTCAACTTTCCGAAAAATAAGATTTGGGTGGGAAGAGTCCcaactaaaatcatgtttttcgCGTGGGAAGCGACTTGGGGAAAGATCTTGACTCTTGATAGGCTACAAAAAAGAGGTTGGTAGCTCCCGAataggtgttttttgtgtgcttgCGAAGCGGAAAGCGTGGATCACTtacttattcattgtacagtggctagAGTGCTTTGGGATTTAGTGTTGGGCTTAGTTGGGGTCAAGTGGGTGTTCCCTaatactgtaaaggaggttttatatagttggggggggggggggggggggtcttaGCAATTCAGaggtttaaatattcttttgtttgtaatatctGGGGTTaggctaaattgtatatggaAGAGGAGTCGTATTCCTTTTTAGATTTCCTAGAGTGGATTGCCTCCAGTTGAGgggtggtttgttttttttggtttttttgtttgttttggccTTTGTTGCCTGGTATACGTCCTGTATACGTTGGGGCTTTTAGCCTCTTTAATGAATTGTGCttgcttttcaaaaaaaaaaaaaaaagttgttcgatgaaatgaggaaaatatttattaaattttagctTTGAAGTTTCTAAGTGTAggatctttattttaatttttggaaacaGAAACACACAAATGCTCTATCCATGACAGCTAATTACTAGGTTTTATGATACATAGACATGTTATGGGtgaataaattcaaataaaatgttaatttaGCTTTAACAAAATAgctttttgataagtaaacaagaAAAGATACATTAACAGGCTAATCAAGAAGTGTGCACTGGAGTACACTCGTCATAAACTAGGGCACTGAAAGGCAAGATTAAAACAAAATGCAAAAAGACAATAACCCCATCACTTACACAACACCCAACCAATCGACTAAGTCTACCATTGACATTATGGCTTCATTTAAGCCCACCCTCACCCAGAAAATAAACTGAAGAAAGATTCAGTGCTTCATTTGCTCCATGTCCTTGAAGGACCTattatttctctccttccaaatagtCTAAGAAACACATAAGGAGGCAACCCTAcatgttttctttcttctctttcccaCAAAGGACCCCTGTCACTTAAGAGGGCTCCTTTAACTTGAGTTGGCATCACCCATTCTACTCGAACAACGACAAGATTCTTGTTTTGGAATAATGAAGCAATAGGTGGTTTATTAATTTTCCCTAATCTTTACATAAGAAGCATTCGTTCACCATGGTCTAACCCCTCTTTTTCAAATGATCTATGGTGAGGATCTTGCCCCAAGTTGCTTCCCATGTAAAAAATCTCACTTCTGTTCGTACTCAAGGGTTCTAAATAACATCTTTCAGAGGGGTGTTATGTCTTCTCGACATTCAATAGGCGCACAAggattttattgaaaacataCTGCTCTTCAATTCTAGCCAAGCCACCCTATCCCTAGCATTCTTGCTTACCACTTTCATTTACAATCTTAAGAAAAATTCTCCAAGCCTTTTGAGCTCTTAGTCATATAGGTGTCTTACAAAACAATGGCTCTAACATCGCCTTTCCATTGACTACTTTCGCATATTTGCTACCCAAGAATCCTTTACAATGGCTATAGCAAAAAGGGAGGGAAAAAGTTGAGTCACCACACTAATCCTTTCAGAACTTTACTCTCATTCCATCTCTATGAAAAAAGATTTGCTTTTAACAGCATCCCATCCTTTTCTAATTGCCCTCCACAAGCCCACTCCTTGCCTCCCTTGCCACAAATGAGCTCCATCCCCTTTCTTCTTCCCCAAACTTCCTTGCTATAACCCTTTTCCAAAGAGCTTCAACCATTCCATTGTGACCACCCAATTGCATTTGTCAACTAGATTTCTAATACCAAGACCTTCACTTTTCTTCTCCATACAAACACTTCACCAATTAACAAGATTTGGTCTATTTTATGATGACCACCCTAAGAAGTCTCTTTGTATCTTCTCAAGTCTTGAACTCATTTTTCTTGGAATGACAAACAAGGATACGTAGTAAATTGGCAAACTTGACaaagtaattttaaaaccaaagtTGGTCTCCCTTCTTTATCACCTATTTTACTATCGTATTAGGTAGTAAGTGGTGGTTGgggaaaacaaaatttgtatGGCTGTCTTTGgaaattattcttgaaaatagttcCATTCTTtggaacaaaaaatagttttctaactaagaaaacatgtttggcaaacttttgacaaaaaacagttttttgagaatttgttctgTAAAGAGACTATTATTAAGACcaaatttaaatgttttcaGCTGTTTTTTGTACAGTGTTTTGaacaacaaatgaaaatatagaGAATACTTTTAAAACTTTTGCATTATACATAAGTGCATAGTACTTCCATGGAAAATAAGtcgagaaaactatttttcatattagagTTCCCAAACagaattttgttcctaaaaagaaattaagaattatttttgagaattattctcaaaaaaggtttcttgagaactatttttgaaaatgctcccaaacatgCCCTATGTTTCTTATTCTTTTCACCTTTTCTTACTCCAACCATGCTACCTCAGCAATTGTGTGAACAAGGTTTCAATTAGTAATACtcattgaaggaaaataaaataaaattgattaccTTACCTTCTAAAGTATTTTTACAATTAGAATGATTTGTTCTGAGAGAGTGAGTTCATTATGTTTAATCTTAGTCCTCTACTTTGAGTATTTCCAGTTTCTGGATGTATGCAATGTCACACATAATGAACCAGCTTTATTTTTAAGATGTCAATATTCTGTTGCACTTGACAAGTAGTTCTGCTCCCTGATAATGTCCACTTGCAGAAAATGCTTGTCATACCAAAAGTATTTTTGAGCTATACAAGTGTAATCACAACAGCTCT is drawn from Vitis riparia cultivar Riparia Gloire de Montpellier isolate 1030 chromosome 18, EGFV_Vit.rip_1.0, whole genome shotgun sequence and contains these coding sequences:
- the LOC117905575 gene encoding uncharacterized protein LOC117905575 — translated: MSRACLDRFLVSPCWLDQFSRVSQRRLPRPISDHFPVLLEGGSWRRGPAPFRFENMWFKVEGFKELIWSWWQGIEVRGSASFRLSAKLKDLKQKLKVWNREEFGNLESNKEAAIQQVEYWDRVEDERSLSMEELACKKEAKEVYAKWVDLEETHWRQASRELWLKAGDRNTRYFHSMASAHRRVNHMDRIKINGIKLTEEWEIREGVANAFKQQFSESPGWKADIGSLPFNQICVQEAEMLEAPFSEGEVQSALMELNGDKAPGPDGFSVFFWQCY